The following is a genomic window from Bubalus bubalis isolate 160015118507 breed Murrah chromosome 6, NDDB_SH_1, whole genome shotgun sequence.
TGAGAAGTAACCAAACATCTATGGTgacagaatttttcttttctggactTCCTGAGTTTGAAGATGGTAACCTCctcttctttattcctttgttAATCATCTACATATTCATCATTATTGGGAATCTCATTGTGTTTTTTGCAGTCAGGATGGATACTCATCTGCACAATCCCATGTATAATTTCATCAGCATATTCTCATTTTTGGAGATCTGGTACACCACAGCCACCATTCCCAAAATGCTCTCCAATCTTGTCAATAAGAAGAGGACCATCTCCATAATTGGTTGCCTCTTGCAGATGTACTTCTTCCACTCACTGGGCAATTCAGAAGGGATTTTGTTGACTACCATGGCCATTGACAGGTATGTTGCCATCTGTAATCCTCTCCGCTACTCAACCATTATGACGCCCCGGCTGTGCACTCAGCTCTCTATAGGCTCCTGTATCTTTGGTTTTCTTGTGTTGCTCCCAGAGATTGTATGGATTTCCACACTGCCCTTCTGTGGGCCAAACAAAATCCACCAGATCTTCTGTGACTTTGAACCTGTGCTACGCTTGGCATGTACAGACACATCCATGATTTTGATTGAGGATGTGATCCATGCTATTGCTATCATCTTCTCTGTCTTGATAATTGCCCTCTCATATATCAGAATCATCACTGTGATCCTAAGAATTCCCTCTGCTGAAGGCCGTCAGAAGGCCTTTTCTACCTGTGCATCTCATCTTGGTGTCTTTCTGATGTTCTATGGCAGTGTATGCCTCATGTACCTGCGTTTCTGTGCCACTTTCCCACCAATTTTGGACACAATCATTGCACTGATGTTTGCAGTTCTTGCTCCCTTTTTCAATCCTATCATTTACAGCTTGAGAAACAAGGATATGAAGATTGCAATTAAGAAACTTCTCTGCCTTCAGAAGGTATTTTATGCATCTGCAGGTTAATGCTAGATCCAAAGAATTGATTGATCATTAAAATCTCTTAATTTGATAGTCACTGTAATGTTCTGGATCCTAAAATTAACATAATACTAATTTATTTCCATActgatattttctgtttatccCAGTTCTTCTTCCCATGTACCTGTttattacatttatatgtattcaaTTACGATATCAATAACTACCTGTATAGACTTGAACAGATAGATAAATAATAGAAAGGAAATATGATGTTTACGCCATCAAAATATATTTGAGcattaattttattgttatttgctttcttgaaaatttattttgttgtttatgagcatcaattttatttttaatatgttttaaaattattatatattattattttaatgttatagGCATTAGTAACAACTGAAAGTTATAAAATACAGCAGTTAAAAACATAAGATCTAGAGAAGAGGGTGAGGTCCATATTTCACTGGTACCACATACTAGCTTTGAGACCTTGAACAGGTTGTTAATTAACCACTCTGCATCTTAGTTtcatcatctatgaaatgggtatAAAAGTAATATACGTTGAAGGTAGAACCTCATATAGTTGTTAGAAAAACTGAGTGAATTACTCTGTGAAAGTAATTAGAATGTTTCATAACATAGGGCGAGTGCAAAGATAAGTGTTAGCTATTACTATTATTTGCCACTAATTACTTGCATTTATTTTGGATGTTTTAAAGAATGCTATAGTAAAGAATGatatattagaaatgaaatctCATACATTTATCTATGATTATCATTCATAGAGTTTTGTTAATATTGTTTTTCTGGGGCCAAGTGGAATCAATCTTCACTTTAACTATTTTGGTTGAATTTGACCAATTTGATTGAATTAGACTATTTGATTTAATGTGATTTCAAACACACTCTGAAATGATAAAAAGTAGATAGATGATGAATAGagagataatatatataattaaagatACAGACCTTTCTGAGCTActtctcttgcttttatttttgttctctttgtGTTGTCCAAGGACATTCATAATGGCTATTTTTATACCTTGAAATACCATATGTCACATTCCtttcaagaaaaaattaatatatttgattTGAAGTGTCTAAAGGACCAGCTGAATCTATTGGGTAGTCCAGAAATGATCAAAGCTGTATACATAAAAACTACAGTAAATCAGAAcatacaaaaagtaaaataatataaaaccaaAATACTATAAATACTATAAAAAGATTGCCCTTAATTTATCCCTAAACTTGAATTGTTACCCCAGTATGCATACATACAAGGTCCAATTGAAGACCATACTTATCAACAGATATTTATAGAGGAAATAGGATAAAAGAATCTACACAGATGAAAATGGATACAATTCTACATAtaagctatgaaaaaaaaaaaaatgatcgaAACTTGGAAAAGCAGATGCTGAGAAGTCATGGTGCATTTGGAAGCTCCAGATACAGGAAATAGAATCAAATAGAATCACAGTGGAGCTGTCCCTTGAGCTGTGTTCAGAGAAGTGTATGAAAAGTAAGTCTGAAATACACAAGCCAGAGAAGTGATTAAATACCCAAGTAATCTCCGGCTgctaaaacaaaaccagaaacatACAACTTCTCGGCACagaaacctgtggcggattcattttgatatttggcaaaactaatacagttatgtaaagtttaaaaataaaataaaattaaaaaaataaaataataaaaaaaaaagaaaaaaaaaaaagaaacagtcgtCTACAGCTGATGTCAGACTTCATGGCAGATGCTTCCATGTTTGTGATGAGCCATTAGATCATCGACATATTCTTCTCTAGTTAGTTTTGTATCTGTATATGTAGTCACATACAcgaacacacacaaatatacccACACACCCAGATTATCCTTTTGTAAAAAAATTACTTTAGTCTTCCCCTACACTGAGTGCTATAAGACCATTAAATGTGTTTAATGCATGGCTCAGTAATTACTTGAAGAATTACTATAATTAAATAGAGATAGAGATTTGAGGAttggaaacaaatgaaacagaataaatctaatttaaaaaataagtaaaataatttttatttaaatgttcaaTGAAATTTGTGAAAATAGTATTAATATCTATTAGTAAAAATACGggcaaatgaaaaatacaaaaatagaatgtaatagaaatattgaataaattgaatactacaaaaaatgaaaataatgacttAGAAGAAAGCCTAAAGGACATATTCCAGAAAAAAAGGAGCAACATGAAAAGCCTAAGATTAAATGtaaggaaagaaatatataagGAATATATTCACTTATTCTACAAACcatatattgttgttattgttgttcagtagctaagttatgtctgactttttgtgacccccatggactgcagcttccctgtctttcactgtctcctggagtttgatcaaatttatgtttattgagtcagtgatgccatccaaccatctcatcctctgccatacATATGAATATAGAAATTCCATAAAGAAACAAagtagaagaaaaacaataattgaaattaaaggaaattatttttgagCTAAAGAATAACTGAATCAGCAGATCAGAAGAGACTGTTTCACATAAGACCTGGGActgtaaaattcctagaagaaaacagaggaaaataccCTTGGCATCAATTTTGGCAATGACTTTTTGcgtatgacaccaaaagcacaggcaacaaaaacaaaaatagacaagcaggaaaaaaaaaaatagacaagtgggactacatcaaactaaaaactaccatacagcaaaggaaataatcaacagaacaaaaaggcaactgacagaatgagagaaacgtttgcaaaccatatatctgaggGGGAGAAAATTTCTAAAACGtttgttagtcacccagtcatgcccgattctttgcgaccccatgaactgtagctcatcaggctcctctgtttatggaattctccaggcaagaatactggagaacactggagtgggttgccatttccttctccaggcaatcttcccaatccagggatcaaaccctggtctccacattgcaggcagattctttactgtctgagccaccagggaaaccccaaaatatataaggacCCCCtcaaataactcaattaaaatgggtaaaggatttgaacagatattttttcaaataagacatactacactttgctgctgctgctgctgctaagtggcttcagtcatgttcgactctgtgcgaccctatagacggcagcccaccaggctcccccgtccctgggattctccaggcaagaacactggagtgggttgccatttccttctccaatgcatgaaagtgaaaagtggaagtgaagtcgcatagtcgtgtacaactcttcgcgaccccatggactgcagccttccaggctcctccatccatgggattttccaagcaagagtaccggagtggggtgccattgccttctccgacacttaGCTAACAGTCTCCTGAagcgcaggcagattctttatcttctgagccaccataatgttttaatgttgaatttttgtttatatacctgttttttttttttgttgttgttgttgtttgtttgtttttttatacgCTTAGCTAAcaggtatataaaaaaaaaatcaacattaaaacattatggtggctcagacgataaagaatctgcctgcgcttcaggagacttgtgttcgatccctggatcaggaagatctcctggagaaggtaatggcaacccactccactattcttgcctggagaattccatggacagaggagcctggcgggctatcatgcatgaagtcacaaagagtcagatgtgactgagcaactagcacttattaaccatcaaggaaatgcaagtcaaaactacaatgaaatatcttcTCACACCAGTTAAGATGGCTATtcaccaaaaaacaaaagataacaaatattggtgaggtgacagagaaattggaacccttgtataGTGGGTATGTAAAATGGGGCACAGATAcgaaaaacaatatggagattcccaaacaattaaaaattcaagTACCATATGATCTAGTATTCCCACTTCAGGGTATACATCTGAAAGAACTGAAGTCAGGATCACagagagatatctgcactcctaTGTTTATTGAAGCACTATCCACAATagccaggaaatggaagcaacccaagtgtacATTGTGAGATAACCTGATTAAATATTGTGgtgtacatacacaatggagtgttatttagttttttaaaaagagagaaactctGCCATTTGCAATAATGTGAATAAATCTGGAAGATATTAAGCTAAATGAATCTAACAACAGAAAGTAAaacactgtgtgattccacttatatgaagtataTAAAATAGTCAAACCCATAGAAGCAGAGAATACTATTATGGTTGCCGGGAACTGAGAGGTGAGGGAAATGAGTTGTTCAGTAAGTATAGAGTTTCAACCACGATACATGAATAAGTTCTATAAATCTGCTGTATAACCTAGTGCCTATAGTTAAGAATATGACATTGGGCATTTCAAAATTTCTAAGGGGTAAATCTCATATTGTGTTCTTCACATGTAacacagagaaaaccataaaaagCAAACTACAAACTAAGGGGTGTAAGGAACTTCTAGATGGTATTGGATATGCATATTCCCTTTATTGTGATGCTGTCAAGGGTGTTTGCGATATATTCAAACTCATCAAGttgtacacattaaatatgtGTGGGTCTTTGTAtccaaatttttgttgttcagtcactcatagtgatcaagtctttgtgaccctatggactgcagcacaccagctgcaacttccctgtccttcactttctcctggagtttgcttaaattcatgtccattgattcagtgatggtatccaaccatctcatcctctactgccctcttctccttttgccttcaatctttcccagaaattttttttttaaatacaaattatatctcaataaatctgatAAGAAAGATGGTTTCTTCCTATGCTAAATTATTGAAAAAACAATTTTGCCaactgaaagtttttatttttttatctttattttattttttttaattttattttatttttaaactttacataattgtattagtttttccaaatatcaaaatgaatccaccacaggtatacatatataagaaaataGACAAGGAAAATAAGCTTCCAAGTCACAGGAAGAATTGTTAGACAAAACTTTCAGAGAAAGAATGACTCCCTATaccaaaatatatttccaaaatcTCATATTAGGTAATCTTTTAAGAAGATTACAAGATAAAATCAActacatttggaaaaaaataactttgagtTTTCAACAGAGCAGTAGATTAAGTACACAATAATCTCATAAAAAGGATAAGATGTTGACTGTGATTGACAGGACTAAAGAGAACTGTTTAAGGTTGGAGAGATTCACATACATTTgtagcataagaaaaaaaataacattgttCCTTCATTTCAATATTGGTATAAAATCCTAATcacatgattattttaaaatcatcttattttctattatatatatctTTCAACATGTTTTACTGGTGTCAGCATATTCATTCAAGACTTTCTATATCTCTTTGTTCATGTAATAACAGGACTATAACAAAACTGTTCTTTACAAGGTGCCCTGTAGCACAGTTAAGGACAATGATTGTAGGGCTGGAGAAAGTAGCTTCCAATGGTCAGGATGATGAGTGCaattaggaaataaatatttattgaaaactttgACCTGTAAACTAATGAGAGGAAAGTACAGTGGGGAGCTTTCTGATAACTAACCCCATGAGGGAAAGTGATGCTGtctgctgcagtgcaggggaGAAGTCCCCTATGGAACCCATTTCCCTTTCTGTTATGCCCTGAGGTACCTGCGAATATAATTGCAAGTCTGCCTTTTGAGGGACTTAAAGGATATCAAGGATGAAGAGACCCAGATAAATAGAAGAGCTTCTGTGGTCTTTGGTAGAGGTAAGCGCAGAAGACTCAGGCTTGGAAAGAAGGTATTCACTCACTGTGCATGAAAAGAATAATCTTATTCCATGAAGATTGCATTATTATATAATATGGATTATTATAGATTGCATTATTATTAcattcaatataaaaaattagaGGCTTTGAATTTTGGTGAGAGGCAATGGAAAGTTTAGAAGAAACTCTGCCCGCTGAGGTACTAGGCCAAGGTATATGTGAAAGAGAATACTCCATTTATGGTGCCATCTTTTGAAAGATTACTTTGT
Proteins encoded in this region:
- the LOC102389455 gene encoding olfactory receptor 6K3-like, producing the protein MVKQSHRELVARDELVKGVSCVFLRITIKAAETMFEDGNLLFFIPLLIIYIFIIIGNLIVFFAVRMDTHLHNPMYNFISIFSFLEIWYTTATIPKMLSNLVNKKRTISIIGCLLQMYFFHSLGNSEGILLTTMAIDRYVAICNPLRYSTIMTPRLCTQLSIGSCIFGFLVLLPEIVWISTLPFCGPNKIHQIFCDFEPVLRLACTDTSMILIEDVIHAIAIIFSVLIIALSYIRIITVILRIPSAEGRQKAFSTCASHLGVFLMFYGSVCLMYLRFCATFPPILDTIIALMFAVLAPFFNPIIYSLRNKDMKIAIKKLLCLQKVFYASAG